In Labrus mixtus chromosome 3, fLabMix1.1, whole genome shotgun sequence, a single window of DNA contains:
- the dnm3a gene encoding dynamin 3a isoform X2 — MGNPGMEELIPLVNRLQDALSSVGHSCSLHLPQIAVVGGQSAGKSSVLENFVGRDFLPRGSGIVTRRPLILQLLTADSEYGEFLHCKEKKFTDFDEIREEIEAETRRLTGSNKTISPVPINLRIHSPQVLNLTLVDLPGITKVPVGNQPADIEYQIRDMIMQFICKENCLILAVTPANMDLANSDALKLAKDVDPQGQRTIGVITKLDLMDAGTDAREILENRLLPLRRGYIGVVNRSQKDIEGKKDIKAALLAEQKFFLSHPAYRHMADRMGTSYLQRVLNQQLTNHIRDTLPAVRSLLQDQLLAMNREVEEYGQFSPDDPARRTKALLQSVQRLSVDFEKLIEGSGDEVDTVNLSAGARINRIFHERFPYELVKMESDEKKLRQEINYAIRNIHGVRTGLFTPNMAFEAIVKKQISRLKGPCFNFVDMVGQELTRTVYQCINKLSSFPKLRGETERMVTTTIREQESKCRDQVLLLIDIQLAYVNTKHEDFIGFTNAQRTNNQNNQKTASAGNQVIRKGWLTISNIGIMKGGAKEYWFILTAQTLSWYKDEEEKEKKYMLPLDNLKLRDVEKSFMSREFVFALFNTELRNVYKDYKSLDLACSSQEQLDSWKASLLQAGVYPERVTVDEQENGAPENLSDPQLERQVETIRSLVESYMSIIYKTIKDLMPKTIMHLMVNSMKEFISSELLAQLYALGEGAALMDESAEQQQHRQEVLLKHAALKEALSVIGQISTSTCTTPLPPPVDSSWIQPSSVVPQRASSRRPWGRGIAPSAPHLPPHTGSNASSSTDGLLKLPSQAHRPPPSVPRRSPPAIPHAK; from the exons ATGGGCAACCCCGGGATGGAGGAGCTGATCCCGCTGGTAAACCGGCTGCAGGACGCCTTGAGCAGCGTGGGCCACAGCTGCAGCCTCCACCTGCCGCAGATCGCCGTGGTGGGCGGACAGAGCGCCGGGAAGAGTTCCGTGTTGGAGAACTTTGTGggcag AGACTTCCTTCCTCGGGGTTCAGGAATCGTCACTCGCAGACCGTTAATCCTCCAGCTGCTCACTGCTGACTCGG AGTATGGGGAGTTTTTGCACTGTAAGGAGAAAAAGTTCACAGACTTTGATGAGATCCGTGAGGAGATCGAGGCCGAGACTCGCAGACTGACCGGATCTAACAAAACGATCTCGCCTGTCCCCATCAACCTGCGCATTCATTCCCCTCAAG TGCTCAACCTGACTCTGGTGGACCTGCCGGGCATCACCAAGGTCCCTGTAGGAAACCAGCCGGCCGACATCGAGTATCAGATCAGAGACATGATCATGCAGTTCATCTGTAAGGAGAACTGTCTGATTCTGGCTGTCACACCTGCAAACATGGACCTAGCCAACTCTGACGCCCTCAAACTCGCCAAAGACGTCGACCCGCAGG GTCAGCGCACCATCGGTGTGATCACGAAGCTCGACCTGATGGATGCAGGAACAGATGCTCGGGAGATTCTAGAGAACAGGCTGCTTCCCCTgcgcagag gtTACATTGGGGTGGTGAACCGTAGTCAGAAGGACATCGAGGGGAAGAAGGACATTAAAGCCGCTCTGCTCGCAGAGCAGAAGTTCTTCCTGTCACATCCGGCCTACAGACACATGGCTGACCGAATGGGCACATCGTATCTACAGAGAGTACTGAACCAg CAACTGACAAACCACATCAGAGACACTTTGCCCGCCGTCCGGAGTCTGCTCCAGGATCAGCTGCTCGCTATGaacagagaggtggaggagtACGGACAGTTCAGTCCTGACGACCCGGCACGCAGGACCAAGGCTCTACTACA GTCGGTTCAGCGTCTGTCTGTGGACTTTGAGAAGCTGATCGAGGGTTCAGGAGATGAAGTGGACACCGTCAACCTGTCAGCAGGAGCTCGGATCAACAGGATCTTTCACGAACGCTTCCCCTATGAGCTGGTCAAG atgGAGTCAGATGAGAAGAAACTGCGGCAAGAGATAAACTACGCCATCAGAAACATCCACGGAGTCAG GACAGGTCTGTTCACTCCTAACATGGCCTTTGAAGCCATCGTTAAGAAGCAGATATCGAGGTTAAAGGGGCcgtgttttaattttgttgatATGGTCGGTCAGGAACTAACCAGAACTGTGTACCAGTGTATTAACAAG ctcaGCTCGTTTCCTAAACTGCGTGGTGAGACGGAGAGAATGGTAACCACGACGATACGGGAGCAAGAGAGTAAATGCAGGGATCAG GTGCTGCTGCTCATCGACATCCAGCTGGCCTACGTTAACACCAAACATGAAGACTTCATCGGCTTCACTAA CGCTCAGAGGacaaacaaccaaaacaaccaGAAGACCGCCTCAGCAGGAAACCAG GTCATACGTAAAGGCTGGCTCACCATCAGCAATATCGGCATCATGAAGGGCGGAGCCAAAGAGTACTGGTTCATCCTGACTGCACAGACACTGTCCTGGTACAAAGATGAAGAG gaaaaggagaagaagtaCATGCTCCCTCTGGACAACTTAAAGCTCAGAGACGTAGAGAAAAGCTTCATGTCGAGAGAGTTCGTCTTCGCTCTCTTCAACACAGAGCTCAG gaacgTGTATAAGGACTACAAGAGTCTGGATCTGGCCTGCAGCTCTCAGGAGCAGCTCGACAGCTGGAAGGCGTCTCTGCTGCAGGCCGGAGTTTACCCCGAGAGAGTCACT gtggacGAGCAGGAGAACGGAGCTCCTGAGAACCTCTCAGACCCTCAGCTGGAGCGTCAGGTGGAGACGATCCGCAGCCTGGTCGAGTCCTACATGAGCATCATCTATAAGACCATCAAGGACTTAATGCCAAAGACCATCATGCACCTGATGGTCAACAGT ATGAAGGAGTTCATCAGCTCAGAGCTCCTGGCTCAGCTCTACGCTCTGGGAGAAGGAGCAGCTCTGATGGACGAGTCAGCGGAGCAGCAACAGCACCGCCAGGAGGTGCTCCTCAAACATGCCGCCCTGAAGGAGGCTCTGTCTGTCATTGGACAGATCTCAACCTCCACTTGCACCACCCCTCTGCCTCCACCTGTGGACTCCTCTTGGATCCAGCCCTCaag TGTTGTTCCTCAGAGGGCATCAAGCAGAAGACCTTGGGGTCGAGGTATCGCACCATCTGCACCTCACCTGCCCCCCCACACTGGATCCAATGCCTCTTCGAGCACTGATGGCCTTCTGAAGCTCCCTAGTCAAGCCCACCGGCCTCCACCCAGCGTGCCGAG GAGGAGTCCTCCAGCCATCCCACATGCAAAATAA
- the dnm3a gene encoding dynamin 3a isoform X1, with protein MGNPGMEELIPLVNRLQDALSSVGHSCSLHLPQIAVVGGQSAGKSSVLENFVGRDFLPRGSGIVTRRPLILQLLTADSEYGEFLHCKEKKFTDFDEIREEIEAETRRLTGSNKTISPVPINLRIHSPQVLNLTLVDLPGITKVPVGNQPADIEYQIRDMIMQFICKENCLILAVTPANMDLANSDALKLAKDVDPQGQRTIGVITKLDLMDAGTDAREILENRLLPLRRGYIGVVNRSQKDIEGKKDIKAALLAEQKFFLSHPAYRHMADRMGTSYLQRVLNQQLTNHIRDTLPAVRSLLQDQLLAMNREVEEYGQFSPDDPARRTKALLQSVQRLSVDFEKLIEGSGDEVDTVNLSAGARINRIFHERFPYELVKMESDEKKLRQEINYAIRNIHGVRTGLFTPNMAFEAIVKKQISRLKGPCFNFVDMVGQELTRTVYQCINKLSSFPKLRGETERMVTTTIREQESKCRDQVLLLIDIQLAYVNTKHEDFIGFTNAQRTNNQNNQKTASAGNQGVTPLSSLIVIRKGWLTISNIGIMKGGAKEYWFILTAQTLSWYKDEEEKEKKYMLPLDNLKLRDVEKSFMSREFVFALFNTELRNVYKDYKSLDLACSSQEQLDSWKASLLQAGVYPERVTVDEQENGAPENLSDPQLERQVETIRSLVESYMSIIYKTIKDLMPKTIMHLMVNSMKEFISSELLAQLYALGEGAALMDESAEQQQHRQEVLLKHAALKEALSVIGQISTSTCTTPLPPPVDSSWIQPSSVVPQRASSRRPWGRGIAPSAPHLPPHTGSNASSSTDGLLKLPSQAHRPPPSVPRRSPPAIPHAK; from the exons ATGGGCAACCCCGGGATGGAGGAGCTGATCCCGCTGGTAAACCGGCTGCAGGACGCCTTGAGCAGCGTGGGCCACAGCTGCAGCCTCCACCTGCCGCAGATCGCCGTGGTGGGCGGACAGAGCGCCGGGAAGAGTTCCGTGTTGGAGAACTTTGTGggcag AGACTTCCTTCCTCGGGGTTCAGGAATCGTCACTCGCAGACCGTTAATCCTCCAGCTGCTCACTGCTGACTCGG AGTATGGGGAGTTTTTGCACTGTAAGGAGAAAAAGTTCACAGACTTTGATGAGATCCGTGAGGAGATCGAGGCCGAGACTCGCAGACTGACCGGATCTAACAAAACGATCTCGCCTGTCCCCATCAACCTGCGCATTCATTCCCCTCAAG TGCTCAACCTGACTCTGGTGGACCTGCCGGGCATCACCAAGGTCCCTGTAGGAAACCAGCCGGCCGACATCGAGTATCAGATCAGAGACATGATCATGCAGTTCATCTGTAAGGAGAACTGTCTGATTCTGGCTGTCACACCTGCAAACATGGACCTAGCCAACTCTGACGCCCTCAAACTCGCCAAAGACGTCGACCCGCAGG GTCAGCGCACCATCGGTGTGATCACGAAGCTCGACCTGATGGATGCAGGAACAGATGCTCGGGAGATTCTAGAGAACAGGCTGCTTCCCCTgcgcagag gtTACATTGGGGTGGTGAACCGTAGTCAGAAGGACATCGAGGGGAAGAAGGACATTAAAGCCGCTCTGCTCGCAGAGCAGAAGTTCTTCCTGTCACATCCGGCCTACAGACACATGGCTGACCGAATGGGCACATCGTATCTACAGAGAGTACTGAACCAg CAACTGACAAACCACATCAGAGACACTTTGCCCGCCGTCCGGAGTCTGCTCCAGGATCAGCTGCTCGCTATGaacagagaggtggaggagtACGGACAGTTCAGTCCTGACGACCCGGCACGCAGGACCAAGGCTCTACTACA GTCGGTTCAGCGTCTGTCTGTGGACTTTGAGAAGCTGATCGAGGGTTCAGGAGATGAAGTGGACACCGTCAACCTGTCAGCAGGAGCTCGGATCAACAGGATCTTTCACGAACGCTTCCCCTATGAGCTGGTCAAG atgGAGTCAGATGAGAAGAAACTGCGGCAAGAGATAAACTACGCCATCAGAAACATCCACGGAGTCAG GACAGGTCTGTTCACTCCTAACATGGCCTTTGAAGCCATCGTTAAGAAGCAGATATCGAGGTTAAAGGGGCcgtgttttaattttgttgatATGGTCGGTCAGGAACTAACCAGAACTGTGTACCAGTGTATTAACAAG ctcaGCTCGTTTCCTAAACTGCGTGGTGAGACGGAGAGAATGGTAACCACGACGATACGGGAGCAAGAGAGTAAATGCAGGGATCAG GTGCTGCTGCTCATCGACATCCAGCTGGCCTACGTTAACACCAAACATGAAGACTTCATCGGCTTCACTAA CGCTCAGAGGacaaacaaccaaaacaaccaGAAGACCGCCTCAGCAGGAAACCAG GGAGTGACCCCTCTATCCAGCCTCATA GTCATACGTAAAGGCTGGCTCACCATCAGCAATATCGGCATCATGAAGGGCGGAGCCAAAGAGTACTGGTTCATCCTGACTGCACAGACACTGTCCTGGTACAAAGATGAAGAG gaaaaggagaagaagtaCATGCTCCCTCTGGACAACTTAAAGCTCAGAGACGTAGAGAAAAGCTTCATGTCGAGAGAGTTCGTCTTCGCTCTCTTCAACACAGAGCTCAG gaacgTGTATAAGGACTACAAGAGTCTGGATCTGGCCTGCAGCTCTCAGGAGCAGCTCGACAGCTGGAAGGCGTCTCTGCTGCAGGCCGGAGTTTACCCCGAGAGAGTCACT gtggacGAGCAGGAGAACGGAGCTCCTGAGAACCTCTCAGACCCTCAGCTGGAGCGTCAGGTGGAGACGATCCGCAGCCTGGTCGAGTCCTACATGAGCATCATCTATAAGACCATCAAGGACTTAATGCCAAAGACCATCATGCACCTGATGGTCAACAGT ATGAAGGAGTTCATCAGCTCAGAGCTCCTGGCTCAGCTCTACGCTCTGGGAGAAGGAGCAGCTCTGATGGACGAGTCAGCGGAGCAGCAACAGCACCGCCAGGAGGTGCTCCTCAAACATGCCGCCCTGAAGGAGGCTCTGTCTGTCATTGGACAGATCTCAACCTCCACTTGCACCACCCCTCTGCCTCCACCTGTGGACTCCTCTTGGATCCAGCCCTCaag TGTTGTTCCTCAGAGGGCATCAAGCAGAAGACCTTGGGGTCGAGGTATCGCACCATCTGCACCTCACCTGCCCCCCCACACTGGATCCAATGCCTCTTCGAGCACTGATGGCCTTCTGAAGCTCCCTAGTCAAGCCCACCGGCCTCCACCCAGCGTGCCGAG GAGGAGTCCTCCAGCCATCCCACATGCAAAATAA
- the dnm3a gene encoding dynamin 3a isoform X3: MIMQFICKENCLILAVTPANMDLANSDALKLAKDVDPQGQRTIGVITKLDLMDAGTDAREILENRLLPLRRGYIGVVNRSQKDIEGKKDIKAALLAEQKFFLSHPAYRHMADRMGTSYLQRVLNQQLTNHIRDTLPAVRSLLQDQLLAMNREVEEYGQFSPDDPARRTKALLQSVQRLSVDFEKLIEGSGDEVDTVNLSAGARINRIFHERFPYELVKMESDEKKLRQEINYAIRNIHGVRTGLFTPNMAFEAIVKKQISRLKGPCFNFVDMVGQELTRTVYQCINKLSSFPKLRGETERMVTTTIREQESKCRDQVLLLIDIQLAYVNTKHEDFIGFTNAQRTNNQNNQKTASAGNQGVTPLSSLIVIRKGWLTISNIGIMKGGAKEYWFILTAQTLSWYKDEEEKEKKYMLPLDNLKLRDVEKSFMSREFVFALFNTELRNVYKDYKSLDLACSSQEQLDSWKASLLQAGVYPERVTVDEQENGAPENLSDPQLERQVETIRSLVESYMSIIYKTIKDLMPKTIMHLMVNSMKEFISSELLAQLYALGEGAALMDESAEQQQHRQEVLLKHAALKEALSVIGQISTSTCTTPLPPPVDSSWIQPSSVVPQRASSRRPWGRGIAPSAPHLPPHTGSNASSSTDGLLKLPSQAHRPPPSVPRRSPPAIPHAK, translated from the exons ATGATCATGCAGTTCATCTGTAAGGAGAACTGTCTGATTCTGGCTGTCACACCTGCAAACATGGACCTAGCCAACTCTGACGCCCTCAAACTCGCCAAAGACGTCGACCCGCAGG GTCAGCGCACCATCGGTGTGATCACGAAGCTCGACCTGATGGATGCAGGAACAGATGCTCGGGAGATTCTAGAGAACAGGCTGCTTCCCCTgcgcagag gtTACATTGGGGTGGTGAACCGTAGTCAGAAGGACATCGAGGGGAAGAAGGACATTAAAGCCGCTCTGCTCGCAGAGCAGAAGTTCTTCCTGTCACATCCGGCCTACAGACACATGGCTGACCGAATGGGCACATCGTATCTACAGAGAGTACTGAACCAg CAACTGACAAACCACATCAGAGACACTTTGCCCGCCGTCCGGAGTCTGCTCCAGGATCAGCTGCTCGCTATGaacagagaggtggaggagtACGGACAGTTCAGTCCTGACGACCCGGCACGCAGGACCAAGGCTCTACTACA GTCGGTTCAGCGTCTGTCTGTGGACTTTGAGAAGCTGATCGAGGGTTCAGGAGATGAAGTGGACACCGTCAACCTGTCAGCAGGAGCTCGGATCAACAGGATCTTTCACGAACGCTTCCCCTATGAGCTGGTCAAG atgGAGTCAGATGAGAAGAAACTGCGGCAAGAGATAAACTACGCCATCAGAAACATCCACGGAGTCAG GACAGGTCTGTTCACTCCTAACATGGCCTTTGAAGCCATCGTTAAGAAGCAGATATCGAGGTTAAAGGGGCcgtgttttaattttgttgatATGGTCGGTCAGGAACTAACCAGAACTGTGTACCAGTGTATTAACAAG ctcaGCTCGTTTCCTAAACTGCGTGGTGAGACGGAGAGAATGGTAACCACGACGATACGGGAGCAAGAGAGTAAATGCAGGGATCAG GTGCTGCTGCTCATCGACATCCAGCTGGCCTACGTTAACACCAAACATGAAGACTTCATCGGCTTCACTAA CGCTCAGAGGacaaacaaccaaaacaaccaGAAGACCGCCTCAGCAGGAAACCAG GGAGTGACCCCTCTATCCAGCCTCATA GTCATACGTAAAGGCTGGCTCACCATCAGCAATATCGGCATCATGAAGGGCGGAGCCAAAGAGTACTGGTTCATCCTGACTGCACAGACACTGTCCTGGTACAAAGATGAAGAG gaaaaggagaagaagtaCATGCTCCCTCTGGACAACTTAAAGCTCAGAGACGTAGAGAAAAGCTTCATGTCGAGAGAGTTCGTCTTCGCTCTCTTCAACACAGAGCTCAG gaacgTGTATAAGGACTACAAGAGTCTGGATCTGGCCTGCAGCTCTCAGGAGCAGCTCGACAGCTGGAAGGCGTCTCTGCTGCAGGCCGGAGTTTACCCCGAGAGAGTCACT gtggacGAGCAGGAGAACGGAGCTCCTGAGAACCTCTCAGACCCTCAGCTGGAGCGTCAGGTGGAGACGATCCGCAGCCTGGTCGAGTCCTACATGAGCATCATCTATAAGACCATCAAGGACTTAATGCCAAAGACCATCATGCACCTGATGGTCAACAGT ATGAAGGAGTTCATCAGCTCAGAGCTCCTGGCTCAGCTCTACGCTCTGGGAGAAGGAGCAGCTCTGATGGACGAGTCAGCGGAGCAGCAACAGCACCGCCAGGAGGTGCTCCTCAAACATGCCGCCCTGAAGGAGGCTCTGTCTGTCATTGGACAGATCTCAACCTCCACTTGCACCACCCCTCTGCCTCCACCTGTGGACTCCTCTTGGATCCAGCCCTCaag TGTTGTTCCTCAGAGGGCATCAAGCAGAAGACCTTGGGGTCGAGGTATCGCACCATCTGCACCTCACCTGCCCCCCCACACTGGATCCAATGCCTCTTCGAGCACTGATGGCCTTCTGAAGCTCCCTAGTCAAGCCCACCGGCCTCCACCCAGCGTGCCGAG GAGGAGTCCTCCAGCCATCCCACATGCAAAATAA